The following coding sequences lie in one Cupriavidus taiwanensis LMG 19424 genomic window:
- a CDS encoding TIGR02678 family protein, producing MTEEDNVSGADAPAPSEIAAKPHAYEREEMRLAMRAILMTPLMSPDHDEFGLVRRHAKSLQEFLRRETGWDLRVSPNGARLRKIPADFQDGTRGIPDFDRRRYAIFCLVCAILNGSQAQIMLQHLGEKLTLAASDEALTARGFVLKLTSRSERQDLVTVLRTLLTLGVLQRVDGDEDKYVAEQSTEVLYDINRWLLNEVITAVRGPSTGIRDAISTDERVEWLAKETVFDNEDARRTAMRHHLSRRLLDDPVIYFADLDKETHSYLATQRGLMAARLCDAIEMSAEQRMEGVALVDERCQMTDLKMGGDGTIGHITLLVAEYLSQKHIRARRDTYELAAYSAITDIEDFVRSCIPTHGSHWRKEAREPGAERWLAEEALERLEKLKLVGKDGERVFPLPAIARFALGTPKVSKPARTRAYR from the coding sequence ATGACCGAGGAAGACAACGTGTCTGGCGCCGACGCGCCCGCCCCCTCTGAAATCGCCGCGAAGCCACATGCCTATGAGCGCGAGGAAATGCGACTCGCCATGCGCGCTATCCTGATGACGCCGTTGATGTCCCCGGATCATGACGAATTCGGGCTGGTGCGACGGCACGCCAAGAGTTTGCAGGAGTTCTTGCGCCGCGAAACAGGCTGGGATCTGAGGGTGTCACCGAATGGCGCGAGACTGCGCAAGATACCCGCAGATTTCCAAGACGGGACTCGAGGGATTCCCGACTTTGACCGCCGGCGCTATGCGATTTTTTGCTTGGTCTGCGCGATTTTGAATGGGTCGCAAGCGCAGATCATGCTTCAACATCTAGGCGAGAAGCTGACCCTGGCAGCATCCGACGAAGCGCTTACCGCCCGCGGATTCGTCCTGAAACTAACCTCCCGTTCCGAGCGGCAGGACCTGGTCACGGTTCTCAGGACCCTGCTGACCCTAGGCGTACTCCAGCGTGTAGACGGCGACGAAGACAAATACGTCGCCGAGCAGTCCACCGAGGTGCTGTACGACATTAACCGTTGGCTGCTGAACGAAGTCATTACCGCGGTGCGCGGTCCGTCGACGGGCATTCGGGACGCCATTTCGACCGATGAGCGTGTGGAGTGGCTCGCGAAGGAAACAGTCTTCGACAACGAGGACGCGCGTCGCACGGCGATGCGCCATCACCTTTCACGGCGGTTGCTCGACGACCCGGTGATCTACTTTGCTGACCTTGACAAGGAAACCCACAGTTACCTCGCCACCCAACGCGGCCTGATGGCGGCCCGATTGTGCGATGCCATCGAGATGTCCGCCGAGCAACGCATGGAGGGCGTCGCACTCGTCGATGAACGCTGTCAGATGACAGATCTGAAAATGGGCGGTGACGGCACGATTGGCCATATCACCCTGCTTGTTGCCGAGTACCTTTCCCAGAAACACATTCGGGCAAGGCGCGACACGTACGAACTGGCTGCTTATTCGGCAATAACGGACATCGAAGACTTCGTACGGAGTTGCATCCCCACACACGGCTCACATTGGCGCAAGGAGGCGCGTGAGCCCGGCGCTGAACGATGGCTCGCCGAGGAAGCCCTCGAACGGCTTGAGAAACTGAAGTTGGTGGGGAAAGACGGGGAGCGAGTCTTCCCGCTTCCGGCCATTGCCAGATTCGCCCTTGGGACACCTAAAGTCAGCAAACCCGCCAGAACGCGAGCCTATCGATGA
- a CDS encoding ISL3-like element ISRta1 family transposase yields the protein MLDRKTLQALGCWKGYRLERVEWPEGESRTLSLYLKPVSKVMHCEECGARCHQVHETVVRRVRDLPLFEYRVVLHVPRRRVWCDRCGGPRLERLEWLGRYQRVTARLAQACGHLLRHCTVQAVAAFYDLGWHTVKSIDKARLREAVAEPDWSNIRYLAMDEFALHKGHRYATVVVDPIGRQVLWIGQGRSRETARAFFEQLPAGVAQRIEAVAIDMTTAYELEIRAHCPQAEVVFDLFHVVAKYGREVIDRVRVDQANQLRHDRPARRVLKSTRWLLLRNRENLSVPQAVHLDEVLEANRPLLTVYLLRDELKRLWFYRRPAWAQKAWEQWCEQARQSRIPALELFAKRLQGYWHGILARCRHPLNTSVVEGINNTIKVIKRRAYGYRDEEYFFLKIRAAFPGIPR from the coding sequence GTGCTGGATCGCAAGACGCTGCAAGCACTGGGTTGCTGGAAGGGCTACCGGCTGGAGCGCGTGGAATGGCCGGAGGGAGAGAGCCGTACGCTGTCGTTGTACTTGAAGCCGGTCAGCAAGGTCATGCATTGCGAGGAGTGTGGCGCGCGCTGCCATCAGGTGCATGAGACAGTGGTCAGGCGAGTCCGGGACCTTCCGCTGTTCGAGTATCGGGTCGTACTGCACGTGCCGCGCCGGCGCGTTTGGTGCGACCGTTGCGGCGGTCCGAGGCTGGAGCGGCTGGAATGGCTTGGGCGCTACCAACGCGTGACGGCCCGCTTGGCCCAGGCTTGCGGCCACTTGTTGCGCCACTGTACGGTGCAGGCGGTGGCGGCCTTCTACGATCTGGGCTGGCACACAGTTAAATCGATCGATAAGGCTCGCTTGCGTGAGGCAGTGGCCGAGCCGGACTGGTCCAATATCCGCTACCTGGCCATGGATGAGTTCGCGCTACACAAGGGGCATCGATATGCCACGGTGGTAGTCGACCCCATTGGGCGGCAGGTGCTCTGGATCGGACAGGGGCGCTCACGCGAGACCGCCCGAGCCTTCTTTGAGCAGCTCCCCGCCGGCGTTGCGCAGCGCATCGAGGCCGTCGCCATCGACATGACGACCGCGTATGAGTTGGAGATCCGGGCGCATTGCCCGCAAGCAGAGGTGGTCTTCGACCTGTTCCACGTGGTAGCTAAGTACGGGCGTGAGGTCATCGACCGAGTACGGGTGGATCAGGCCAATCAGCTGCGGCACGATCGGCCGGCCAGACGGGTGCTCAAGTCCACACGCTGGCTACTGCTGCGGAATCGGGAGAACTTGAGCGTCCCCCAGGCGGTTCATCTGGATGAGGTCCTGGAGGCGAACCGGCCATTGCTGACAGTCTATCTGTTGCGCGACGAGCTAAAGCGGCTATGGTTCTACCGCCGCCCGGCGTGGGCGCAAAAAGCTTGGGAGCAATGGTGCGAGCAGGCTCGGCAGAGCCGAATACCTGCCCTGGAGTTGTTTGCGAAGCGCCTGCAAGGCTACTGGCATGGCATCTTGGCCCGCTGCCGCCACCCATTGAACACCAGCGTGGTCGAAGGCATCAACAACACCATCAAGGTCATCAAGCGCCGCGCGTACGGCTATCGCGACGAGGAATACTTCTTCCTCAAAATCCGCGCAGCCTTCCCCGGAATTCCTCGATGA
- a CDS encoding SWIM zinc finger family protein, which produces MTCSCPDWAVPCKHLAAVIYVLSAEIDRDPFLVFSLRGLDLVSALDDCRLSIQNEVNRPVPTLSDLLPMAAPVRRGEKREEQAQVTEFKPIDCSSIPDLLEPLSRLLPEHPSFSFPRGISGKRSAAVSLGSPRLPLRTWPARGMRTITRRFSPTTSHISAKAWCGHRHLVQR; this is translated from the coding sequence ATGACCTGCTCGTGCCCGGATTGGGCGGTCCCCTGCAAACACCTGGCGGCCGTTATCTACGTCCTGAGCGCCGAGATTGACCGAGACCCTTTCTTGGTGTTCAGCCTTCGCGGGCTGGATCTGGTCAGTGCGCTCGATGATTGCCGGCTCAGCATCCAGAACGAGGTGAACCGGCCAGTGCCCACGCTGTCCGATCTGCTACCTATGGCGGCGCCAGTACGTCGAGGGGAAAAGCGGGAGGAGCAGGCGCAAGTCACCGAATTCAAACCGATCGATTGTTCTTCGATCCCTGACCTGCTCGAACCGCTGAGTCGGTTGCTGCCCGAGCATCCAAGTTTCTCTTTTCCAAGGGGGATTTCCGGGAAGCGGTCCGCAGCCGTCTCGCTAGGGTCGCCAAGACTGCCGCTAAGAACCTGGCCGGCGAGAGGGATGAGGACGATTACTCGCCGATTCTCCCCTACGACAAGCCACATATCCGCCAAGGCCTGGTGTGGCCATCGACACTTGGTGCAGCGATGA
- a CDS encoding TIGR02679 family protein translates to MTDAPSPRLHNLLGGDDRASLRARLRRVFERERPEAPIAGVVNLRGLPPAHMETLRLILGRPYRHADSISFCLEDVDWALHRAGLAPSLRIALEMLDGPIVNKEKARTDERLAWEGVADSCQDPPLQRFLESSLGRGLIKRLSTRSPERARILCRHAAEVLQRLPLKGVPLAQLAAETHGDAHALDRNRPIASLVLAVLRQSSTTPDDENDDTTRTADEVAEERARDTWARAGVLVNELARPALCLNLPMRPSDRSRFMRGEPGYLTLRQLVRNPETWEVAGIAVFVCENPEVVTIAANALGASCAPLVCTDGMPAAAQRHLLTSLKRSGADLHYHGDYDWEGIRIGNHVMRAYGTNAWRFGAAEYERVVAATRDKDFPATGEPVLATWEPELTTMMKLRSQSAPKSVSWRIYWATWRRDSAPRRKKELVYLNVPP, encoded by the coding sequence ATGACTGATGCGCCCTCTCCTCGCCTTCACAACCTTCTCGGTGGCGATGACCGGGCGTCGCTACGGGCGCGCCTGCGCAGGGTCTTCGAGCGCGAGCGCCCCGAAGCACCCATTGCAGGCGTAGTCAATCTGAGGGGACTCCCCCCTGCCCATATGGAGACGCTCCGCCTGATTCTCGGGCGCCCGTACCGGCATGCCGACTCCATTTCCTTTTGCCTCGAGGACGTCGACTGGGCATTACACCGAGCCGGGCTCGCGCCAAGCCTGCGGATTGCGCTCGAAATGTTGGATGGGCCAATCGTCAACAAGGAAAAGGCCCGCACCGACGAAAGGCTCGCGTGGGAGGGTGTGGCCGACAGTTGCCAGGACCCGCCCCTGCAAAGATTTTTGGAATCCAGCCTGGGGCGCGGACTGATCAAGCGCTTGTCAACGCGAAGCCCGGAACGTGCGCGAATCCTCTGTCGCCATGCGGCCGAGGTCCTCCAGAGGCTACCCCTGAAGGGCGTGCCACTTGCCCAGTTGGCGGCCGAGACCCACGGTGATGCCCACGCACTGGATCGCAACAGGCCAATCGCGTCCCTGGTCCTCGCCGTGTTACGCCAGTCGTCCACAACACCCGACGACGAAAATGACGACACGACCCGCACCGCCGACGAGGTGGCGGAGGAGCGCGCGCGCGATACCTGGGCCCGCGCCGGCGTACTGGTCAACGAGCTGGCCCGGCCCGCGCTATGCCTGAACCTCCCGATGCGTCCCTCCGACAGGAGCAGATTCATGCGTGGCGAGCCCGGCTATCTGACCCTACGCCAGCTAGTGCGTAATCCCGAAACATGGGAAGTCGCGGGGATCGCCGTTTTCGTTTGCGAGAACCCAGAGGTCGTTACCATCGCGGCCAACGCCCTTGGTGCATCGTGTGCCCCGCTCGTCTGCACCGATGGCATGCCGGCTGCGGCGCAGCGGCATCTTCTCACCAGCCTCAAGCGTAGCGGCGCCGACTTGCACTACCACGGCGACTACGATTGGGAAGGCATTCGTATAGGTAACCACGTCATGCGGGCGTATGGCACGAACGCCTGGAGATTTGGTGCCGCAGAATACGAGCGCGTGGTTGCTGCGACCCGCGACAAGGACTTCCCCGCCACCGGCGAACCTGTCCTAGCAACCTGGGAGCCGGAATTGACCACGATGATGAAGCTCCGTAGTCAGTCTGCGCCGAAGAGCGTGTCGTGGAGGATCTATTGGGCGACCTGGCGGCGGGATTCCGCACCTAGGCGGAAAAAGGAGTTGGTATATCTTAACGTGCCGCCTTAG
- a CDS encoding SNF2 helicase-associated domain-containing protein, protein MSGVTRATAPSDFLGALARIEASDLPDYQPEVAAFYQLRLVTLHLLSKGAVTPQIYAHTNNVAGVRWLPAIADEQVKGVVHAVALPPRLLTVDGQSRPRKTVERYAGALHLCSVWLTHYVRTWAGSPNGDMILGLFFTDNYAHFDRPGEGAIPGAIQTSLSAFHLAERRFSPVLRVDDIGAGFTVDIDVQDREHPTREPTALATVIADNQWGKHRYAVLQTISVLDQHCPPINDYVQREARTPIAVSSAQLPSWLNDTLPVLRLMGIRSLLPKGMEALLRPKLSMRIAGQPPSTVSWFRADDLFSFDWQIAIGDHILGKREFEQLVQGASGVLRIKDEYVYLDPKELASLSAALAAPPKVTAPELLRIAIAGELDGAAIARDKNAEAILRKLQDIEPCSLPDGLEAQLRPYQERGFNWLFRNACIGFGSVIADDMGLGKTLQVIAAILALKQVGALDAAKAR, encoded by the coding sequence ATGAGCGGAGTGACTCGGGCCACCGCGCCGTCGGATTTCCTGGGTGCATTAGCACGTATTGAGGCAAGCGACCTACCCGACTACCAGCCGGAGGTGGCGGCCTTTTATCAACTCCGGCTGGTGACCTTGCACCTGCTTAGCAAGGGAGCGGTCACACCCCAGATCTATGCCCACACCAATAACGTCGCAGGGGTGCGATGGTTGCCCGCGATCGCGGACGAGCAGGTGAAAGGTGTAGTTCACGCCGTGGCACTGCCACCGCGCCTACTTACCGTCGATGGCCAGTCACGCCCACGGAAGACGGTGGAGCGGTATGCAGGAGCCCTGCACCTATGCTCCGTATGGCTCACGCACTATGTCCGCACATGGGCTGGCTCGCCTAACGGCGACATGATCCTTGGGCTGTTCTTCACTGACAACTACGCCCACTTCGACCGGCCCGGCGAGGGCGCTATCCCGGGCGCCATTCAAACCTCCCTCTCCGCCTTCCATCTCGCCGAGCGGCGATTCTCGCCCGTCCTGCGGGTGGACGATATCGGGGCGGGCTTCACGGTCGACATTGACGTCCAGGACAGAGAGCACCCGACCCGGGAACCAACAGCCTTGGCAACCGTCATCGCAGACAATCAATGGGGCAAGCACCGCTATGCGGTTCTGCAGACAATCTCTGTGCTCGACCAGCACTGCCCTCCCATCAACGACTACGTACAAAGGGAGGCCAGGACGCCGATCGCCGTGTCCTCGGCGCAGTTGCCGTCATGGCTGAATGACACGCTGCCCGTGCTGCGGCTGATGGGGATTCGCTCGCTTTTGCCGAAGGGAATGGAAGCGCTGTTGCGGCCGAAGCTCTCCATGCGAATTGCCGGGCAACCGCCGAGTACCGTCAGTTGGTTCCGGGCTGACGACCTGTTCTCGTTTGACTGGCAGATCGCAATCGGCGATCACATTCTCGGCAAGCGTGAGTTCGAGCAGCTCGTGCAAGGCGCGAGTGGTGTCTTGCGGATCAAGGACGAATACGTTTATCTGGATCCCAAGGAACTCGCCAGCCTAAGCGCTGCCCTCGCTGCGCCCCCGAAGGTGACAGCTCCGGAACTTTTACGCATCGCCATCGCCGGAGAGCTTGATGGCGCGGCAATCGCGCGAGACAAGAACGCCGAAGCGATCCTCCGAAAATTGCAGGATATCGAGCCATGCTCGTTGCCTGACGGGCTGGAAGCACAACTGCGCCCCTACCAGGAGCGCGGGTTCAATTGGCTCTTTCGCAATGCTTGCATCGGCTTCGGGAGCGTCATTGCGGATGACATGGGACTGGGCAAGACCCTCCAGGTCATTGCCGCGATTCTCGCGCTCAAGCAGGTTGGCGCGCTCGATGCGGCCAAGGCTAGATAG
- a CDS encoding TIGR02680 family protein, which yields MKDTDHTDPRHDDEIPTPTMSRWQPMRIGLIDIYLYDNEEFAFYDGKLNLRGRNGAGKSKVLSLTMPFLFDGFLMPSRMEPDADPGKKMLWNLLQGSIDRRIGYVWMEFGRLRDGDEPEYVTLGAGLSADSRRPNVDHWFFMIDAGVAGRVNDDLSLIGNGNRALTKDGLREVLAYRGRVFDTTQSYRDAVDERLFGVGTTRYDALMNTLIQLRQPQLSKRPDEQLLSNALTQSLTPLPANLVNDVSEALVLLDEHHDELEKFNELRRSVAKFERHYRTYAGMQTRRKGRLLRQAHVDFQTASSTRHAATDRVSAAIAAQARVEIELTTTNSEKERQQTRVNVLRDDPANKDSYRMAMAAEDAAERRKAKDEAATELDERRRKLDASHTVAGERKDHFDKMGHQIADIRHDVTRIAGLAGVSRAIANNRLISSEATDLVGADDAAILAAKTALFAETGVRRSQISEMRRMHGVVNTAQNKFEMFRDLRHDKESAKKAAEERLSQADNELDAASDDLLDAWQRHFVGLRRIKVDVDGNMERLAEWIQRLEEKNPCLTALLSGQQEAVEQIAKEEAEIKLKWLANERLAADLQGEREKLVAGVDIPPPPQYTRDYEARSGRPGAPFWKLVDFKPKVRPEQRAGIEAALEGSGLLDAWVSPNGAITDAEGKVLPLDANWSQRSSVAQSPLKTLLAPSIPPECDVPTAVVERLLAGIACSDNDPGGEAWLSPSGRYRLASLAGAWTKPAPAYIGTAARAQARAARLSLIDEAEKELGAERTSLREQINTAVQEQEQVRKELEDIPSDVGLRRAHLAVKSATESLNSAKAEFSRADTDCQEAERRLQQAVNRRLEAATDMGLPVEPSGLTAVEDSLTELDPKFHGLDHLVYGIRQAWRDYETASRHEDDCRQEFAKQEAILAQCQIDDTRAEAQLAVLRETIGMRVDQYEELITAARHALSIATDAYNAANAKQVAAAKEEGAANEALTSAETQVKEAADNRFRAIDAFKQVAEAGLIPAALPAIDIPDLTRPWAVDAALGLARKAEQELSNLEDTDEAWRRSQSVINTEFRELDHALNALGHEAHGTQSDSGISVRIVFQGKEEQPHALLILLDEEIVRRENLLSVREQEILEQHLKQDIAIEIHRLLRTAEKQVHEINRELDKYPTATGVKFKLQWEPTKDNAGSTANFERLRTILLQKSAELLTEDERKEIGDWFLQRIKAENENPDSYGQKSADRLARALDYRLWHRFRVQRSQNGGWKSISDPASSGERALGLTVPMIAAVANFYNQSAGQLAPRLILLDEAFAGIDDHARGDCAKLIQMFDLDFMITSEREWACYPAFPGVSICELQRAPGVDAVFVSRWKWDGKQRRQVTGRSNPTTLQ from the coding sequence ATGAAAGATACCGACCACACTGATCCCCGGCACGACGATGAGATCCCTACGCCGACGATGTCCCGCTGGCAACCGATGCGAATCGGTCTCATTGACATTTACCTATACGACAATGAAGAGTTCGCTTTCTATGATGGCAAGCTGAACCTTCGCGGACGCAATGGTGCCGGCAAGTCGAAGGTCTTATCGCTGACCATGCCGTTCCTGTTCGATGGCTTTCTGATGCCCAGCCGGATGGAGCCTGACGCGGACCCCGGGAAAAAGATGCTGTGGAACCTGCTCCAAGGGAGCATCGACCGCCGCATTGGGTATGTCTGGATGGAATTCGGGAGGTTACGTGACGGCGATGAACCCGAGTACGTCACGTTGGGAGCCGGATTGTCTGCGGACAGTCGCCGGCCCAATGTGGACCATTGGTTCTTCATGATCGATGCCGGCGTCGCTGGGAGGGTCAACGATGACCTCTCCCTCATTGGCAACGGCAATCGTGCACTCACCAAAGACGGGCTGCGAGAGGTGCTGGCTTACCGGGGGCGCGTATTTGATACGACGCAAAGCTACCGCGACGCGGTCGATGAGCGTCTGTTCGGGGTGGGCACGACGCGGTACGACGCCTTGATGAATACGCTGATTCAGTTGCGCCAACCGCAACTGAGCAAACGCCCCGATGAGCAGTTGCTCTCCAATGCCCTCACCCAATCCCTTACGCCTCTACCAGCCAACCTCGTCAACGACGTATCTGAGGCACTGGTATTGCTTGATGAGCACCACGACGAACTTGAGAAATTCAATGAGCTGCGGAGGTCCGTGGCAAAGTTCGAGCGCCATTATCGTACCTACGCCGGCATGCAGACCCGGCGCAAAGGAAGACTCCTTCGTCAGGCCCATGTGGACTTCCAGACGGCAAGTTCTACCCGCCACGCCGCCACTGACCGGGTGAGCGCCGCGATCGCAGCCCAGGCCCGCGTGGAGATTGAACTCACCACCACCAATTCAGAGAAGGAACGACAGCAAACTCGCGTGAACGTCCTACGAGATGATCCAGCCAACAAGGATTCCTATCGGATGGCGATGGCTGCGGAGGATGCGGCAGAGCGCCGGAAGGCAAAGGACGAAGCCGCAACCGAACTCGACGAACGACGCCGCAAGCTAGACGCCTCCCACACGGTTGCAGGCGAGCGAAAAGACCATTTTGACAAGATGGGGCACCAGATTGCCGACATCCGGCACGACGTCACACGCATTGCGGGTCTTGCCGGCGTGAGCCGAGCGATTGCGAACAACCGACTCATCAGCAGTGAAGCGACGGATCTGGTGGGGGCCGATGACGCCGCGATCCTTGCTGCGAAGACCGCGCTCTTTGCCGAAACCGGCGTGCGGCGCAGCCAGATTTCGGAGATGCGCCGAATGCATGGCGTCGTGAACACCGCGCAGAACAAATTCGAGATGTTTCGAGATCTCCGCCACGACAAGGAGAGCGCGAAGAAAGCCGCGGAAGAGCGCCTCTCACAGGCCGACAATGAACTGGACGCTGCCTCGGACGACCTCCTCGATGCGTGGCAACGCCATTTTGTAGGGCTGCGTCGGATTAAGGTGGACGTTGATGGCAACATGGAAAGACTGGCGGAGTGGATTCAGCGGCTAGAGGAAAAGAATCCCTGCCTGACTGCGCTCTTGTCGGGACAGCAAGAAGCTGTCGAACAGATTGCCAAGGAAGAGGCGGAAATCAAGCTCAAGTGGCTGGCGAACGAACGCTTGGCTGCCGACTTGCAGGGCGAGCGAGAAAAGTTGGTCGCCGGCGTTGATATCCCTCCTCCCCCACAATACACCCGTGACTATGAGGCTCGCTCAGGCCGACCTGGCGCACCTTTCTGGAAGCTTGTTGATTTCAAGCCGAAGGTACGGCCGGAACAACGCGCCGGAATCGAGGCAGCGCTGGAGGGCTCAGGACTACTTGACGCGTGGGTCAGCCCTAACGGCGCGATCACGGACGCCGAAGGCAAGGTTTTGCCTCTGGACGCCAACTGGAGTCAACGGTCGTCGGTCGCACAATCGCCATTGAAGACCCTTCTCGCACCGAGCATCCCGCCGGAATGCGACGTGCCGACGGCCGTCGTCGAGCGGTTACTCGCCGGAATCGCCTGTTCAGACAACGATCCCGGTGGTGAGGCGTGGCTCTCGCCCAGCGGGCGGTACCGCCTTGCGTCGCTGGCGGGCGCATGGACGAAACCCGCGCCTGCCTATATCGGCACGGCGGCAAGAGCCCAGGCACGGGCAGCGCGTCTTTCCCTCATCGATGAGGCTGAAAAGGAGCTTGGTGCCGAACGAACTTCGCTGCGCGAACAGATCAATACGGCTGTCCAGGAACAGGAGCAAGTCAGGAAAGAGCTCGAGGACATCCCCAGCGATGTCGGGCTACGCCGCGCACATCTGGCGGTGAAGAGCGCCACGGAGAGCCTGAACAGCGCAAAGGCGGAGTTTTCACGTGCAGATACCGACTGCCAAGAAGCCGAACGTAGGTTGCAGCAAGCCGTTAATAGGCGGCTGGAAGCCGCGACGGACATGGGCCTCCCCGTCGAGCCGTCGGGTCTCACGGCCGTCGAGGATTCCTTGACCGAGTTGGATCCGAAATTCCATGGGCTTGACCACCTAGTGTACGGGATCCGACAGGCGTGGCGGGATTATGAAACTGCCTCACGCCATGAAGACGATTGTCGCCAGGAATTCGCCAAACAGGAGGCGATCCTCGCGCAATGCCAGATTGACGACACACGCGCGGAAGCCCAACTTGCGGTTCTGCGGGAAACGATAGGCATGCGTGTTGATCAATACGAAGAGTTGATTACCGCGGCGAGGCATGCTCTCAGCATTGCTACTGACGCCTATAACGCGGCAAATGCCAAACAAGTTGCGGCGGCAAAAGAGGAAGGTGCTGCGAACGAGGCGCTCACATCCGCTGAGACCCAGGTGAAGGAGGCGGCAGACAATCGGTTTCGGGCCATCGATGCATTCAAGCAAGTTGCGGAGGCCGGTCTGATTCCTGCAGCGCTCCCTGCCATCGACATTCCCGATCTCACGCGGCCATGGGCGGTCGATGCAGCCTTGGGCCTCGCGCGCAAGGCCGAGCAGGAATTGAGCAACCTCGAAGACACCGACGAGGCGTGGAGGCGTTCACAAAGCGTCATCAATACCGAGTTTCGCGAATTGGATCATGCGCTCAATGCACTCGGTCATGAGGCCCACGGCACCCAGTCTGATTCAGGCATTTCGGTAAGGATTGTCTTCCAAGGGAAGGAGGAACAGCCGCACGCTCTGCTTATCCTTCTGGATGAGGAGATTGTGAGGCGCGAAAACCTGCTGAGTGTGCGCGAGCAAGAGATCCTTGAGCAGCATCTCAAGCAGGACATCGCCATCGAGATTCATCGGCTGCTTAGGACCGCCGAAAAGCAGGTGCATGAGATCAACAGGGAACTGGACAAGTATCCGACCGCGACGGGAGTCAAGTTCAAGCTTCAGTGGGAGCCGACCAAGGACAACGCCGGCTCAACGGCGAACTTCGAGCGCCTGCGTACAATCCTCCTCCAAAAAAGCGCAGAACTCCTAACAGAAGACGAGCGCAAGGAGATCGGGGATTGGTTCCTCCAGCGCATCAAAGCGGAGAACGAGAACCCGGACTCCTATGGCCAAAAATCGGCAGACCGGCTCGCAAGAGCACTGGACTATCGTCTCTGGCACCGCTTCCGCGTTCAGCGCTCTCAAAACGGCGGATGGAAGTCGATTTCCGACCCGGCATCCAGTGGAGAACGGGCACTGGGCCTGACTGTGCCGATGATTGCGGCCGTGGCCAATTTCTACAACCAGAGCGCGGGCCAACTCGCCCCGCGATTGATCTTGCTGGATGAGGCGTTCGCCGGCATTGACGACCACGCGCGTGGGGACTGCGCCAAGCTGATCCAGATGTTCGATCTGGATTTCATGATCACCAGCGAACGTGAATGGGCATGCTATCCAGCGTTCCCAGGCGTATCGATCTGCGAACTGCAACGGGCGCCCGGCGTGGATGCGGTCTTTGTCTCGCGTTGGAAGTGGGATGGAAAACAACGGCGACAGGTTACCGGGCGTAGCAATCCCACGACGTTGCAATGA